The following are from one region of the Haloactinomyces albus genome:
- a CDS encoding FitA-like ribbon-helix-helix domain-containing protein, with product MATLTVRGLDDELHARLRVHAAQRGRSMEAEVRAILQDRLSSSPLPASGLGSRMHARFAAIEDAELEPPSRSEVPR from the coding sequence ATGGCCACACTGACGGTTCGTGGGCTCGACGACGAGCTCCACGCACGACTGCGCGTCCACGCTGCCCAGCGCGGGCGCTCCATGGAGGCCGAAGTACGGGCGATCCTGCAAGATCGGCTGTCTTCTTCTCCGCTGCCTGCCTCGGGCCTGGGCAGTCGCATGCACGCCCGGTTCGCGGCCATCGAGGACGCAGAACTCGAACCGCCCTCACGGAGCGAGGTACCCCGGTGA
- a CDS encoding EAL domain-containing protein, with protein MVSLRRGRLSLLGRVYMLVAVLVALLVVIAVGTVGFRQRAEAVTTHLTTVVLPAQRAATGLTAAYFNQAKAARGFQLTRDPSSLDAYTDGRNDAARLQSAISRQLGDYPTVMSSLAEVRQAARTWHQQAAQPRVEQGRNQGPTDLPPDQALIAQRSFDALRAELAELQNRINEIAASETATAEAARSAANWLTVSTVLTGLVVAAGTVLFLRRSLTRPLRTLVSQVDQVAGGHLDRPVGSVGPPELNTVARAVETMRTRILEETRRITRIQQDLARHEAAERRRAEQDYAIVVAALDEGVIVVGSAGIIESANPAAQRIFGAPESEIVGSRPTSWLLFGESGGALRPEEHPSTLTQRTGEPENSRVVRLERVDGHSVWLAVTARVLNSQDHPPHAVVVSFTDISESRAARQRLEYEATHDPLTGLANRTLVLRHCDERAGKHSIAVLYIDLDNFKRINDSLGHGAGDEVLRIVGERLVRATAGETLVGRLGGDEFVVLSGESGHDRIAELGEYLLEALTQPIHLQGRQLHVNGSIGISVSLSGDTRSGRDLLRDADVAMYQAKTQSTKRYAFFGVEHRERVQRHMVLDQDLRHAVSRDQLWVAYQPVVDLRTERTVGVEGLLRWTHPDHGTVSPGEFIPIAEESDLINSIGTHMLRMATRQLAAERERHELDLQLNANLSPRQLEDPHLGAMVQHALAEAGLPAHALCLEVTENAIMHDPMQAARVLRELRELGVYLAIDDFGTGYSSLAQLRRLPLDTLKIDRSFVTDLGDSHDLETIVTSIIAMAHAVGLDVVAEGVETAQQFDLLRRLGCDEVQGYYLSKPVPIDQLVTQLPRRDGLG; from the coding sequence ATGGTTTCGCTGCGGCGCGGACGGCTTTCACTGCTGGGGCGCGTCTACATGCTGGTGGCGGTCCTGGTCGCGCTGCTCGTTGTCATCGCCGTGGGCACGGTCGGGTTCCGCCAGCGGGCCGAGGCTGTGACCACGCACCTGACCACCGTGGTTCTTCCGGCTCAGCGAGCGGCCACCGGATTGACGGCGGCCTACTTCAACCAGGCCAAAGCAGCACGGGGGTTTCAGCTCACCCGTGATCCTTCCTCCCTCGACGCGTATACGGACGGCAGGAACGATGCCGCGCGTCTGCAGTCCGCCATCAGCAGGCAGCTGGGCGACTACCCGACGGTGATGAGCTCCTTGGCCGAGGTTCGCCAGGCAGCTCGAACCTGGCACCAGCAGGCTGCCCAGCCGAGAGTCGAGCAGGGGAGGAACCAGGGTCCCACGGACCTTCCCCCGGACCAGGCACTGATCGCGCAGCGGAGTTTCGACGCGTTGCGGGCCGAGCTGGCCGAGCTGCAGAACCGAATCAACGAGATCGCAGCATCGGAAACCGCCACGGCCGAGGCGGCGCGCTCGGCAGCGAATTGGCTTACCGTGAGCACTGTGCTGACCGGCCTTGTCGTCGCGGCAGGCACGGTTCTCTTTCTCCGCAGATCGCTCACTCGACCGCTGCGCACCCTCGTCTCCCAGGTCGATCAGGTGGCCGGGGGCCATCTCGACCGCCCCGTCGGATCGGTGGGGCCACCCGAGCTGAACACGGTCGCGCGTGCAGTGGAGACCATGCGAACGCGCATCCTGGAGGAAACCCGCCGGATCACACGGATACAGCAGGACCTGGCTCGCCACGAGGCGGCAGAGCGCCGGCGAGCCGAGCAGGATTACGCCATCGTGGTCGCCGCTCTCGACGAGGGCGTCATCGTGGTCGGCTCGGCGGGCATCATCGAATCGGCCAATCCCGCAGCTCAGCGTATCTTCGGCGCACCCGAATCCGAAATCGTCGGCTCCCGGCCCACATCCTGGCTCCTGTTCGGCGAGTCCGGGGGAGCGCTGCGGCCGGAGGAGCACCCCTCCACACTGACCCAGCGGACCGGAGAGCCGGAGAACTCGCGAGTGGTTCGCCTCGAGCGTGTGGACGGCCACAGCGTGTGGCTGGCGGTTACCGCCCGCGTGTTGAACTCGCAGGATCACCCGCCCCACGCGGTCGTGGTCTCGTTCACCGACATCTCCGAGAGCAGGGCCGCCCGGCAGCGCCTGGAATACGAAGCCACCCACGACCCGCTCACCGGGCTGGCCAACCGGACGCTGGTGCTGCGGCACTGCGACGAGCGCGCGGGGAAGCATTCGATAGCCGTGCTGTACATCGATCTGGACAATTTCAAGCGCATCAACGATTCCCTCGGTCACGGCGCCGGTGACGAGGTGCTGCGCATCGTCGGGGAAAGGCTGGTGCGCGCAACAGCAGGTGAAACTCTGGTCGGTCGGCTCGGCGGTGACGAATTCGTCGTCCTGTCCGGCGAGAGCGGTCACGACCGCATCGCCGAGCTCGGTGAATACCTCCTCGAGGCCCTCACCCAGCCGATCCACCTGCAGGGCAGGCAACTGCACGTCAACGGGAGCATCGGGATCTCGGTTTCCCTGTCGGGCGACACCCGAAGCGGCCGGGACCTGCTGCGCGATGCCGATGTGGCCATGTACCAGGCCAAGACGCAGAGCACCAAGCGATATGCGTTTTTCGGCGTCGAACATCGCGAACGTGTGCAGCGGCACATGGTGCTGGATCAGGATCTTCGCCACGCCGTGTCCCGCGATCAGCTCTGGGTGGCCTATCAGCCCGTCGTCGACCTGCGCACCGAACGCACCGTCGGCGTGGAGGGGCTGTTGCGGTGGACACACCCGGACCACGGCACGGTTTCACCCGGCGAGTTCATTCCGATAGCCGAAGAAAGCGACTTGATCAACTCCATCGGAACGCACATGCTGCGCATGGCGACCCGCCAGCTCGCTGCCGAACGCGAGCGCCACGAACTCGACCTCCAACTCAACGCGAACCTCTCACCACGCCAGCTCGAGGATCCCCACCTGGGGGCCATGGTCCAGCACGCACTCGCCGAGGCCGGTCTGCCCGCCCACGCCCTGTGCCTCGAGGTCACCGAGAACGCGATCATGCACGATCCCATGCAAGCAGCACGCGTGCTGCGCGAACTGCGCGAACTCGGTGTGTACCTGGCGATCGACGACTTCGGGACCGGATACTCCTCGCTGGCCCAACTGCGGCGCCTGCCCCTGGACACCCTCAAAATCGACCGCTCGTTCGTCACCGACCTCGGTGACTCCCACGATCTCGAGACCATCGTCACCAGCATCATCGCCATGGCCCACGCCGTCGGACTCGACGTCGTGGCGGAAGGGGTCGAAACGGCCCAACAGTTCGATCTGCTGCGTCGCCTCGGCTGTGACGAAGTCCAGGGCTACTACCTGAGCAAGCCCGTCCCCATCGACCAACTCGTCACCCAGCTCCCTCGCCGTGACGGCCTCGGGTAA
- a CDS encoding cold-shock protein has product MAQGTVKWFSAEKGFGFITPAEGGSDVFVHYSAIDAGGFRSLEENQQVTYEVTQGPKGPQANNVQV; this is encoded by the coding sequence ATGGCACAGGGAACCGTGAAGTGGTTCAGCGCCGAAAAGGGTTTCGGCTTCATCACCCCCGCCGAGGGTGGTTCCGACGTGTTCGTGCACTACTCGGCCATCGACGCGGGCGGCTTCCGCAGCCTTGAAGAGAACCAGCAGGTGACCTACGAGGTCACCCAGGGTCCCAAGGGGCCGCAGGCCAACAACGTTCAGGTCTGA
- a CDS encoding acyl-CoA desaturase: protein MSTTEALSKASQSGDAHAPIVERPHPRGEIALIALFTTVPLLALLAAVPVAWGWGLGWVDIGLAVFFYYVSGLGVTVGFHRHFTHRSFKARRPLRIALAVAGSFAVQGPVIQWVADHRRHHAYADKEGDPHSPWLYGTGPVAVVRGFWHAHMGWFFKRNQTNRKKFAPDLLKDRGLVRVNSLFPVFTLATLTLPALLGGLLTWSWWGAVTGFFWAGLVRVGVLHHVSWAVNSICHMIGERPFASRDKAANFWPMAIVSFGESWHNSHHADPTCARHGVGRGQLDTSARVIRIFEQLGWVHQVRWPTPQRLAKRTPRST from the coding sequence ATGTCCACAACAGAGGCCCTCTCGAAGGCGTCGCAATCCGGCGATGCACACGCTCCGATCGTCGAACGCCCACATCCCCGAGGCGAGATCGCCCTGATCGCACTCTTCACCACCGTGCCGTTGCTGGCCCTGCTGGCTGCTGTGCCCGTCGCCTGGGGCTGGGGGCTGGGCTGGGTGGATATCGGCTTGGCCGTTTTCTTCTACTACGTGAGCGGGCTCGGTGTGACGGTCGGTTTTCACCGCCACTTCACCCACCGGTCGTTCAAAGCCCGAAGGCCGTTGCGCATCGCACTGGCCGTGGCGGGCAGTTTCGCGGTGCAGGGGCCGGTGATCCAGTGGGTCGCCGACCACCGCCGCCATCATGCCTACGCCGACAAGGAAGGTGACCCGCACTCGCCCTGGCTCTACGGCACCGGGCCCGTCGCGGTCGTCCGCGGGTTCTGGCACGCCCACATGGGCTGGTTCTTCAAGCGGAACCAGACCAACCGGAAGAAATTCGCCCCCGACCTGCTCAAGGACCGCGGACTGGTCCGGGTCAACAGCTTGTTCCCGGTGTTCACCCTGGCGACGCTGACCCTGCCCGCACTGCTGGGCGGCTTGCTCACCTGGTCCTGGTGGGGTGCGGTGACCGGATTCTTCTGGGCGGGCCTCGTACGGGTCGGAGTGCTGCACCACGTCAGCTGGGCGGTCAACTCCATCTGCCACATGATCGGCGAACGCCCCTTCGCCTCCCGCGACAAGGCGGCCAACTTCTGGCCGATGGCGATCGTGTCCTTCGGCGAGTCCTGGCACAACTCCCACCACGCCGACCCCACCTGTGCCCGCCACGGAGTCGGCCGCGGCCAACTCGACACCTCGGCCCGGGTGATCCGGATCTTCGAACAGCTCGGCTGGGTACATCAGGTCCGCTGGCCCACGCCGCAACGCCTGGCCAAGCGCACCCCGCGGAGCACCTGA
- a CDS encoding MFS transporter, giving the protein MSTTRVPASPAPAPLRRAGTGALAALLASATLGVMAGAVISPVVALIRDDFDLGAGQAGVVITTHSLLIALSGPLVGALIDRTGTRRVLAAGLVAYAVFGAAGALATGYPALLASRAAFGVAAAAVINGLTVSLLNLWQDRADTVMGYRSTAGSIGGILWPMLGGALGGISWRGPFTVYLIALPIAAAAIWLVPDARPPRGTSADTAAGSTADTPVRISTLLRRTPALLWIYALSLTTAVLLYAVMVFVPQRLARLDVTDPLAVSVFIAVTTAATALVGLVYGRIRRHLRYYPIFLVGLTLPIAGFAILAAATRPWMLLAGTPLLGLGMGLIMPATSVLVGTAVPRQVRGRAISYLTSMMLLGQFASPLLLGPIAGPHGIRAVFLAAAILAALIALAAATAFRPDRLTAAASVDDTASEFSRVDGADVRA; this is encoded by the coding sequence ATGAGCACGACACGAGTTCCCGCGTCACCCGCCCCGGCTCCGCTTCGACGTGCCGGGACGGGGGCGCTGGCCGCGCTGCTGGCCTCGGCCACGCTGGGAGTGATGGCCGGTGCGGTGATCTCACCGGTGGTGGCGCTGATCCGCGATGATTTCGACCTCGGCGCCGGACAGGCGGGGGTGGTCATCACCACCCACTCGCTGCTGATCGCCCTGTCCGGGCCGTTGGTCGGCGCGCTGATCGACCGGACCGGAACCCGGCGGGTGCTCGCGGCCGGGCTCGTCGCCTACGCGGTGTTCGGCGCCGCAGGTGCGCTGGCCACCGGCTACCCGGCGCTGCTGGCCTCGCGGGCGGCTTTCGGGGTGGCCGCAGCCGCCGTGATCAACGGGCTCACCGTGAGCCTGCTGAACCTGTGGCAGGACCGGGCCGACACCGTGATGGGCTACCGCTCCACAGCAGGCAGCATCGGCGGGATCCTGTGGCCGATGCTGGGCGGAGCCCTCGGTGGGATCAGTTGGCGCGGCCCGTTCACGGTGTATCTCATCGCGCTGCCCATCGCGGCCGCAGCCATCTGGCTGGTGCCCGATGCCCGGCCGCCCCGCGGCACCTCCGCCGACACGGCGGCCGGCAGCACGGCCGACACCCCCGTTCGGATATCGACACTGCTGCGGCGGACACCGGCGTTGTTGTGGATATACGCGCTGTCGTTGACCACGGCGGTGCTGCTGTACGCCGTCATGGTGTTCGTACCCCAGCGGTTGGCCCGGCTCGACGTCACCGACCCGCTGGCCGTGTCGGTGTTCATCGCCGTGACCACCGCGGCCACCGCCCTGGTCGGCCTGGTCTACGGCCGGATCCGCCGCCACCTGCGCTACTACCCGATCTTTCTCGTCGGCCTCACGCTGCCGATAGCGGGCTTCGCGATACTCGCCGCCGCCACCCGGCCGTGGATGTTGCTGGCGGGCACCCCACTGCTGGGCCTGGGCATGGGGCTGATCATGCCTGCGACCTCCGTCCTCGTCGGCACGGCAGTTCCCAGGCAAGTACGAGGGCGGGCGATTTCCTACCTGACTTCGATGATGCTGCTCGGCCAGTTCGCCTCCCCGCTGCTGCTCGGCCCGATCGCCGGTCCCCACGGCATCCGGGCCGTCTTCCTCGCCGCAGCGATCCTGGCCGCCCTCATCGCCCTGGCCGCTGCCACCGCATTCCGCCCGGACCGCCTGACCGCGGCGGCCTCCGTCGACGACACCGCCTCGGAGTTCAGCCGCGTCGATGGTGCTGACGTGCGTGCCTAA
- a CDS encoding NADPH-dependent FMN reductase, translating to MSTTPLRLAVIIGSTREGRFGPTVAHWFVGQAEQHADMAIDVIDLADTAIPAEQQAQPAPKVSTGEYASPQVRTFADRIGAADAFVVVTPEYNHGYPGPLKLAIDSLYREWQAKPVGFVSYGGLAGGQRSVEQLRPVFAELHAVTIRETVSFAMAPNRFDEHGQPHDPEVVNGAAKVLLDQLAWWAHALRDAREARPYNA from the coding sequence ATGTCCACCACCCCGCTTCGACTGGCCGTCATCATCGGCAGCACCCGAGAGGGCCGCTTCGGGCCCACCGTGGCCCACTGGTTCGTCGGCCAGGCCGAACAGCACGCCGACATGGCCATCGACGTGATCGACCTCGCCGACACCGCCATCCCCGCGGAGCAACAGGCGCAGCCTGCGCCCAAGGTGTCCACAGGCGAGTACGCCTCCCCACAGGTGCGGACGTTCGCCGACCGGATCGGCGCCGCCGACGCGTTCGTCGTCGTCACCCCCGAGTACAACCACGGCTACCCGGGCCCGCTGAAGCTCGCCATCGACTCCCTGTACCGGGAATGGCAGGCCAAGCCGGTCGGCTTCGTCTCCTACGGCGGTCTGGCCGGAGGTCAGCGCTCGGTGGAGCAGCTTCGCCCGGTCTTCGCCGAGCTGCACGCGGTCACCATCCGGGAAACGGTGAGCTTCGCCATGGCCCCCAACCGGTTCGACGAGCACGGCCAACCCCATGACCCCGAGGTGGTGAACGGGGCCGCCAAGGTCCTGCTCGACCAACTCGCCTGGTGGGCACACGCGCTGCGGGACGCCCGCGAAGCCCGCCCCTACAACGCCTGA
- a CDS encoding TetR family transcriptional regulator, with protein MTAHTSETGDRTLPLRERKKLRTRRELADAALTLFTERGFDATTLDELVDAVEVSKRTFFRYFSSKEEVAMAAEAELWDTYVAVFADREIHGPALTTLREALSAAILNLGDDWEQRFMTARWLAARTPALRDHSLLSSITVQRRLVDELEAKLGGDSREDVRLRLLGELALSAWRCGASNWVRANRESWTHGGDHGGRTALVRHVEEAFDALPASLALSTPDGP; from the coding sequence ATGACGGCGCACACCTCCGAGACCGGGGACCGGACCCTGCCGCTTCGTGAGCGCAAGAAGCTGCGCACCCGCCGCGAGCTGGCCGATGCGGCGCTGACCCTGTTCACCGAGCGGGGTTTCGACGCGACCACGCTCGACGAACTGGTCGACGCGGTCGAGGTATCCAAGCGCACCTTCTTCCGCTACTTCTCCTCCAAGGAAGAAGTCGCCATGGCCGCGGAGGCGGAGCTGTGGGACACCTACGTCGCCGTCTTCGCCGACCGCGAGATCCACGGTCCGGCGTTGACCACCCTGCGAGAGGCGCTGTCGGCCGCGATCCTGAACCTGGGCGACGACTGGGAGCAGCGCTTCATGACCGCCCGCTGGCTCGCCGCGAGAACCCCCGCGCTCCGCGACCACAGCCTGCTGTCCTCCATCACCGTGCAGCGGCGACTCGTGGACGAGCTCGAAGCCAAACTCGGCGGCGACAGCCGCGAGGACGTCCGGCTACGCCTGCTCGGCGAGCTCGCCCTCAGCGCCTGGCGCTGCGGCGCCAGCAACTGGGTCCGCGCCAACCGGGAGAGCTGGACGCACGGCGGCGACCACGGCGGGCGCACCGCGCTCGTGCGCCACGTCGAGGAAGCCTTCGACGCCCTCCCCGCAAGCCTCGCCCTCTCCACTCCCGACGGTCCCTGA
- a CDS encoding GAF and ANTAR domain-containing protein: MQGETVYDLVRVLGALARRLEAEQDLTATLEAITHAAVTTVPGADYAGISWSERRRVTAQAPTSELVSYCDQLQSELGEGPCLQAIRSENTILVDDLTCEDRWPAFAPRAAEIGMRSMVSFQLFAESDTIGALNLYATAPGQFDGQTRVVGELFASYAAVVLSGKRREDQLTEALATRDVIGQAKGLLMAREKITGEQAFRQLVRSSQDSNIKLAELARWMVDDHESSGRDMWSQ, from the coding sequence ATGCAGGGCGAGACCGTATACGATCTTGTTCGGGTATTGGGTGCTCTCGCCCGCCGGTTGGAGGCCGAGCAGGACCTCACTGCCACGCTGGAGGCGATTACGCATGCCGCAGTGACCACTGTGCCCGGAGCTGACTACGCGGGCATCAGCTGGTCCGAGCGCCGGCGGGTGACCGCACAAGCACCCACCAGTGAGCTGGTGAGCTACTGCGACCAACTGCAGTCCGAACTCGGTGAGGGCCCGTGTCTGCAAGCGATCCGCTCGGAGAACACCATCCTCGTCGATGATCTGACCTGTGAGGACCGGTGGCCGGCCTTCGCGCCTCGTGCCGCCGAGATCGGTATGCGCAGCATGGTCTCGTTTCAGTTGTTCGCCGAAAGCGACACCATCGGCGCGCTGAACCTGTACGCGACCGCCCCGGGGCAATTCGATGGGCAGACGCGGGTCGTCGGCGAGCTGTTCGCCTCCTACGCGGCGGTGGTGCTCTCCGGCAAGAGGCGGGAGGATCAGCTCACCGAGGCGCTGGCCACGCGCGATGTCATCGGCCAGGCCAAGGGTCTGCTGATGGCCCGGGAGAAGATCACGGGCGAGCAGGCATTCCGGCAGTTGGTTCGCTCTTCCCAGGACAGCAACATCAAACTGGCCGAGTTGGCCCGGTGGATGGTCGATGACCACGAAAGCTCCGGCCGGGACATGTGGTCGCAGTAA